The Chloroflexota bacterium genome segment ATCGACGCTTCAAGGTCGTCGGCGAGGATGAACACTGGCTGGATGCCGAGCCCTATTGACGTCAATGGCCTTCGCGATCGACCTCTTTCCGATTCGAACAAAAGTACAAGTATGGAGGTGTCTGAATGCCCATCTTTCGACCTGAACCAATCGACCTTATTGCACGACGTCACGACTATTTTCCGATCAGCTTTCGCTGGCGAAAGCGACGATTCGATGTCACTGCCGTGGAAAAATGCTGGAGCGATACCCGCTCCGCCAAACGGCGATTTTTTCGAGTCCGTTGCCGCCAGGGTACGTTCGACCTCGAACACCAGGTGGACAGCGATAGCTGGCACCTGCAGCGCTGGCCACTTACCTTGCTGCCCTTCTCGCAGAAAGCGCGGAAACTTCCTCGTTATCCGTTACCCAGGCGACAACGCCGGCCTAACCCAGGCCCAGGCCTGGCAAGCAGATTGGCGGAACACCTGTTGCCCTCGGCGAAACTTCGCCCTGCCACCGTTTCCCTACCAAGGAGCAGGCCGTGGAAGACAAGCTAGCCACCAACGTGAGCCTGGGTTGGCTCTGGTTTGACAACGACCCCGCGACAAGTTTGGCTGACAAGGTATCGCAGGCAGCCAGCAGGTGCCGCAAGAAATTCGGCAAAACTCCAAGACTTTGTTATGTTAATCCAGGAACCCTGGGAGAAGGCCAGACAAAGGTGGGGCGTCTACAGGTGAAGGGGGCCAGGAATATCCTGCCCGGTCATTTTCTGTTTGTCATCGAGGAACAATGACAGGGGAAGCAGCAATAACAGAATCAGACACCGACAAACAAGGCCCACAGACGAGGCCCAAAAATTGCTGCTGCAACGAAAACAGCGCCGGTCGCAGCCAACAACATGGCACCGGCAGCACAATCCTTGACCACGCCCGCCAACTCATCGTACTCGGGTGATACCAGATCTACCAGCGCTTCGATGGCGCTGTTGACCGCCTCCAAAGCCAGAACGGAGAAAACCGTGATCGCTATGATCGCCCACTCCAACCGATCAATACTGAACAGGATCCCGGCAACCACCACCACCGCCGCCGCAAAAAGCTCGATCCAGGTATTTGGCTGCGTTCGAAAGGCATAAACTACACCGTTCACTGCACTGGAAAAGGAATGCCAGCGACTGGTACTTTTCACGCGCTTTTACCTGACCTTTTCAGTATCTCGTCCTGAACCGCCCACATGCCAGCCTTTTCCTCGGGCGTTCCGTGGTCATAACCCAGCAGGTGCAGTACGCCATGCACTGCCAACAGACTGAGCTCATCGGCGACGGAATGTCCGGCAGCATCCGCTTGTCGGGCGGCCGCGGGAAATGAGATGATGACATCTCCAAGATAGGTGGCGGCATCCGGCGCGCTCACGAAGACTGACTCCTCTTCAGCCAGCGTGTCCCATGCCGGGAACGACAACACATCGGTCGGCGTGTCGATACCCCTGTAGGCACAATTAAGCTGCTGCAACGTTTCCTCCCCCGTGACAACGACTGCCAACTCAACACCCTCCATCCCCTCGC includes the following:
- a CDS encoding diacylglycerol kinase family protein, translated to MKSTSRWHSFSSAVNGVVYAFRTQPNTWIELFAAAVVVVAGILFSIDRLEWAIIAITVFSVLALEAVNSAIEALVDLVSPEYDELAGVVKDCAAGAMLLAATGAVFVAAAIFGPRLWALFVGV
- the ybeY gene encoding rRNA maturation RNase YbeY, whose amino-acid sequence is MSQPKSVPPQAAEVGLRVDNAYLAATPVDRLIEVVSATLRREGMEGVELAVVVTGEETLQQLNCAYRGIDTPTDVLSFPAWDTLAEEESVFVSAPDAATYLGDVIISFPAAARQADAAGHSVADELSLLAVHGVLHLLGYDHGTPEEKAGMWAVQDEILKRSGKSA